The following are from one region of the uncultured Desulfovibrio sp. genome:
- a CDS encoding respiratory chain complex I subunit 1 family protein: MKAGLAVYFTQFALSLILAPLLPGIINRVKAKFAGRHGKPVLQTYYDIAKLLRKGEVISRTSTWIFAAAPSISLAGAICALALLPLGGAVSPLAFAGDFVLAAYLLGMGRFAVMLGALDTGSAFEGMGASREATFSALAEPVFFLALMVLTSLCLGLGHSTETAFSLSTMFGGQTAGAWLTGKGELLLLPVIFFVLLLVENCRIPVDDPNTHLELTMIHEVMVLDHSGPNLALILYGAALKLWFFAALIAGLITPALPLWEQLGVSLGIVLLLAVVVGIVESIMARLRMERVPYLLGAAAGMGMLTLILTQARLP, translated from the coding sequence ATGAAAGCCGGGCTTGCAGTCTATTTTACGCAGTTTGCCCTGTCCCTGATTCTGGCCCCCCTGCTGCCCGGCATCATCAACCGGGTCAAGGCCAAATTTGCCGGTCGCCACGGCAAGCCAGTGCTGCAAACGTATTATGATATCGCCAAACTGCTGCGCAAGGGCGAGGTGATCAGCCGCACATCCACATGGATATTTGCCGCAGCCCCCTCCATATCCCTGGCAGGTGCAATCTGTGCGCTGGCCCTGTTGCCTCTTGGCGGCGCGGTTTCACCCCTGGCCTTTGCGGGCGACTTTGTGCTGGCAGCCTATCTGCTGGGCATGGGGCGCTTTGCCGTCATGCTTGGCGCGCTGGACACAGGCTCGGCATTTGAAGGCATGGGCGCAAGCCGCGAGGCCACATTCTCCGCCCTTGCGGAACCCGTATTTTTTCTTGCGCTCATGGTGCTCACAAGTCTGTGTCTCGGCCTTGGGCACAGCACGGAAACAGCCTTCAGCCTCTCCACCATGTTTGGCGGGCAGACCGCCGGGGCATGGCTGACAGGCAAGGGCGAACTACTGCTCCTGCCCGTGATCTTTTTTGTGCTGCTGCTGGTGGAAAACTGCCGGATCCCGGTGGACGACCCCAACACGCACCTTGAACTGACCATGATCCACGAGGTCATGGTGCTTGACCATTCCGGCCCCAATCTGGCCCTGATACTCTACGGCGCGGCCCTCAAGCTGTGGTTTTTCGCCGCGCTGATCGCGGGCCTGATCACTCCAGCGCTGCCCCTGTGGGAACAACTGGGCGTGAGTCTTGGCATTGTGCTGCTGCTGGCCGTGGTTGTGGGCATTGTGGAATCCATCATGGCCCGCCTGCGCATGGAGCGCGTGCCCTACCTGCTGGGCGCAGCAGCGGGCATGGGCATGCTCACGCTCATTCTGACCCAGGCGAGGTTGCCATGA
- a CDS encoding hydrogenase-4 component E yields the protein MTTLLQSCLFLLVLSNFLLLGTRRVAGMTRLTAFQGVLLAALLLSLDHALLAGAVLLIKGALLPGLLWRTQKRLPADALICPARRVGFGVLAGMAGLVFSIWLDGKLVMPLGLYPPLLLPTGLATLFCGFILIVGRIKAITQVIGYLVAENGIFLLGVPLMTGGTVWFELALLLDVFVAVFVMGIAINHISDSFASIDVARFRSLRD from the coding sequence ATGACCACGCTTTTGCAATCCTGTCTTTTCCTTCTGGTATTAAGCAACTTTCTGCTGCTCGGAACACGCCGCGTTGCGGGCATGACCCGGCTGACTGCCTTTCAGGGCGTACTGCTGGCTGCCCTGCTGCTGAGCCTTGACCACGCCCTGCTGGCCGGGGCCGTATTGCTGATCAAGGGTGCCTTGCTGCCCGGTTTGCTGTGGCGCACCCAAAAACGGCTGCCCGCTGATGCCCTGATCTGCCCGGCCCGCCGCGTGGGTTTTGGCGTACTGGCAGGCATGGCCGGTCTGGTATTTTCCATCTGGCTGGACGGCAAGCTGGTCATGCCGCTGGGGCTTTATCCGCCCTTGCTGCTGCCCACCGGGCTGGCAACGCTCTTCTGCGGATTTATCCTCATTGTGGGACGCATCAAGGCCATCACCCAGGTCATCGGCTATCTGGTGGCGGAAAACGGTATCTTTCTGCTGGGCGTGCCGCTCATGACAGGCGGCACGGTGTGGTTTGAACTGGCCCTCCTGCTGGACGTTTTTGTGGCCGTGTTTGTTATGGGCATAGCCATCAACCATATCAGCGATTCCTTCGCCTCCATTGACGTGGCGCGGTTCCGCAGCCTCAGGGATTAG
- a CDS encoding proton-conducting transporter membrane subunit, protein MFLFITAIGILAATAALCALLAVRPPSKATGRAANAAGVIGAFAGCFVGLCALASGPWTGQESLHLPLALPVGSCALGMDALSRLFLLPVFGLGFVCAASGGIALRHEEPERHNLAAHWFFFHMLLIGLALVMTARDAVLFMLAWEIMSLAPFFLIDFNDGDSKVRDASWVYLVAAHLGAVALMAFFTLLWQVTGDTSLDALQGGAVLARVLEQAQGYSGPGLLTALFVLALVGFGAKAGLAPLHVWLPEAHPAAPSHVSALLSGAMINAGFYGIIRSVGMLAPEGAAPEWWGWTLLLLGLATGLMGILKATAQSNLKRLLAYSSVENMGLMVMGLGAGLIGQSCGNAWIAVLGFSGALLHMLNHSAFKGLLFLCAGEVLHATGTVRMQHLGGLQKRLPLLGAAFAIGAAAIACLPPFNGFAGELVMGLSLLDGPALFGVERQVGLLLALAGLACISGLAAALYAKAYGIAFLGEPRSGFAASVHPLSWRTLWPLALSAAVCLVGGLAAPCFFDLAAGAAQSALPLPPAFQQAGLAGVAQAHTSLAAVAKIGGAGLGLALIILFVRRCLLKKRAVESMPTWGCGFQGGSARIQYTDAAFSEPTAKIFAPVMGLKTRLQLDEGLFPKGGQLSVTAPDRLRSGLFTPLFTAVENLCNACKVIQHGKIHLYILYILATLVALLVWGLHS, encoded by the coding sequence ATGTTCCTTTTTATCACGGCCATCGGCATATTGGCGGCAACAGCCGCCCTGTGCGCACTCCTGGCCGTGCGCCCGCCCTCAAAGGCAACCGGACGCGCGGCCAATGCGGCTGGCGTTATCGGGGCCTTTGCGGGCTGTTTTGTTGGCTTGTGCGCTCTTGCTTCCGGCCCATGGACCGGGCAGGAGAGCTTGCATCTGCCTCTGGCCTTGCCCGTGGGATCCTGCGCCCTGGGCATGGATGCCCTGAGCCGCCTGTTTTTGCTGCCAGTGTTTGGTCTGGGTTTTGTCTGCGCCGCCTCGGGCGGCATTGCCCTGCGGCATGAAGAACCGGAACGCCACAATCTTGCGGCGCACTGGTTCTTTTTTCATATGCTGCTGATAGGCCTTGCCCTGGTGATGACCGCGCGCGATGCCGTGCTGTTCATGCTGGCATGGGAAATCATGTCGCTGGCGCCCTTCTTTCTTATCGATTTCAATGACGGCGACAGCAAGGTGCGCGATGCCTCATGGGTCTACCTTGTGGCTGCACATCTGGGGGCTGTGGCCCTCATGGCCTTCTTTACCCTGCTGTGGCAGGTCACGGGCGACACTTCGCTTGACGCCCTCCAAGGCGGGGCTGTGCTTGCGCGGGTGCTTGAACAGGCGCAAGGCTATTCCGGCCCCGGCCTGCTCACGGCTCTGTTTGTGCTGGCTCTGGTCGGTTTTGGAGCCAAAGCGGGCCTTGCGCCCCTGCACGTATGGCTGCCCGAGGCGCACCCTGCCGCGCCAAGCCATGTTTCGGCCCTGCTTTCCGGGGCCATGATCAATGCAGGATTTTACGGCATAATCCGTAGCGTGGGCATGCTGGCACCTGAGGGCGCGGCACCTGAATGGTGGGGCTGGACCTTGCTTCTGCTGGGCCTTGCCACGGGCCTCATGGGAATTTTAAAGGCCACGGCCCAAAGCAACCTCAAAAGGCTGCTCGCCTATTCCAGTGTGGAAAACATGGGCCTGATGGTCATGGGACTGGGCGCGGGACTCATTGGTCAGAGCTGCGGCAACGCGTGGATTGCTGTTCTGGGATTTTCCGGCGCGCTGTTGCACATGCTCAACCACTCTGCATTCAAGGGGCTGCTGTTCCTGTGCGCAGGCGAAGTGCTGCACGCCACAGGAACCGTGCGCATGCAGCATCTGGGCGGGCTGCAAAAACGCCTGCCCCTGCTTGGCGCGGCCTTTGCCATAGGCGCAGCGGCCATTGCCTGCCTGCCGCCTTTTAACGGATTTGCGGGCGAACTCGTGATGGGGCTTTCCCTGCTGGACGGCCCCGCGCTTTTTGGCGTGGAGCGTCAGGTAGGCCTGCTGCTGGCTCTGGCGGGTCTTGCCTGCATCAGCGGCCTTGCGGCAGCTCTGTACGCCAAGGCCTATGGCATCGCCTTTCTGGGCGAGCCGCGTTCCGGCTTTGCCGCCAGCGTGCATCCGCTTTCCTGGCGCACACTCTGGCCCCTTGCCCTGTCCGCCGCCGTGTGCCTGGTGGGCGGTCTGGCTGCCCCCTGTTTTTTTGATCTGGCAGCAGGGGCGGCGCAAAGCGCCCTGCCCTTGCCTCCGGCATTTCAGCAAGCTGGTCTGGCTGGCGTGGCACAGGCGCATACAAGCCTTGCAGCCGTGGCAAAAATCGGCGGAGCCGGGCTTGGACTGGCCCTAATTATCCTTTTTGTTCGCCGCTGCCTGCTTAAAAAGCGCGCTGTGGAATCCATGCCCACATGGGGTTGTGGCTTTCAGGGCGGATCTGCCCGCATCCAGTATACGGACGCGGCTTTCTCCGAACCCACGGCAAAGATATTTGCTCCGGTCATGGGCCTCAAGACCCGCCTGCAGCTGGATGAAGGGCTGTTCCCCAAAGGCGGACAATTGAGCGTCACCGCGCCCGATCGCTTGCGCAGCGGCCTGTTTACACCGCTGTTTACGGCGGTGGAAAACCTGTGCAATGCCTGCAAGGTTATCCAGCACGGCAAAATCCACCTGTATATTCTGTATATTCTCGCCACTCTGGTGGCTCTGCTTGTATGGGGGCTGCACTCATGA